In the Siphonobacter curvatus genome, one interval contains:
- a CDS encoding LytTR family DNA-binding domain-containing protein: MYLQILAAPGQAASPFLFVRGTAGKTTYTRVEKKDILFAQADGNYTRLFVRGQTDAYYLSMNLGFFQRQLNPNAFYRLSRSFLINVTYVEAVTDAEVIVAGTALVIPSKKSKPSSRTSID, translated from the coding sequence ATGTACCTCCAAATCCTGGCGGCCCCCGGACAGGCTGCTTCCCCGTTCCTATTTGTGCGAGGCACTGCCGGAAAGACGACTTATACGCGCGTCGAGAAAAAAGATATTCTCTTTGCCCAGGCGGATGGCAATTACACCCGGCTTTTCGTCAGAGGGCAAACCGACGCGTACTACCTATCGATGAATCTGGGATTCTTCCAACGCCAACTCAATCCGAATGCATTCTATCGACTTTCCCGCAGCTTCCTCATTAATGTAACCTATGTCGAAGCCGTCACCGACGCAGAAGTCATCGTTGCCGGTACGGCGCTCGTTATTCCAAGCAAAAAAAGCAAGCCTTCCTCGCGCACGTCAATCGATTAA
- a CDS encoding outer membrane beta-barrel protein — MKKYLYLVLFLLIGGMLHAQSWRFAPTFGVQVATVNYSSAYKKEITSFNSAYSNASVQTAPTLKVQIGALFDYPFSDRLSFRTGLVYNGKGGAMTYKVSDYGVTAKFKGTNSINYLELPLIVSTAVGTNDFRLEIGVVGGLAVSAKTKYTGSESGNYYAESTLKLPIGNDKVDEVKPTELGFSVSVVKQLEVNRSPLEIGVHIQPSLSKWNSSSKYQPDYFARNLLIGVKAVYLLDL, encoded by the coding sequence ATGAAAAAGTATCTATATCTGGTCCTCTTCTTGCTTATAGGAGGTATGCTTCACGCCCAAAGCTGGCGATTTGCGCCTACGTTTGGTGTACAGGTAGCAACTGTTAATTATTCTAGCGCGTATAAAAAAGAGATTACTTCTTTCAATTCGGCCTATAGCAATGCATCAGTCCAAACCGCTCCAACGCTGAAAGTACAAATAGGAGCGTTGTTTGATTATCCTTTTTCCGATCGCTTGAGTTTTCGTACCGGCTTAGTTTACAATGGAAAAGGGGGGGCAATGACTTACAAGGTTTCAGATTATGGGGTGACGGCTAAATTTAAGGGCACTAACTCTATCAATTATTTAGAGCTGCCTCTCATTGTAAGTACCGCCGTTGGAACCAACGACTTTCGGTTGGAGATAGGAGTAGTGGGCGGTCTTGCGGTCAGTGCGAAAACCAAATATACGGGTAGTGAATCAGGAAACTACTACGCCGAATCTACCTTGAAGTTGCCGATTGGAAATGATAAAGTGGATGAAGTCAAACCAACCGAATTGGGCTTTAGCGTGAGTGTAGTCAAACAATTGGAGGTAAATCGAAGCCCGTTGGAAATAGGAGTACACATTCAACCTTCCCTTTCCAAATGGAATAGCTCCTCAAAATATCAGCCGGACTACTTTGCTCGCAATTTACTGATCGGTGTGAAAGCAGTGTACTTACTGGATTTATAG